Below is a genomic region from Verrucomicrobiota bacterium JB022.
CCTGCGCCAATACAATGGCGACTATGTGCGCATGAGCCTGCGTGCGCGCAACTTCAGCCTGCCGGAGATCATCCAGCACCCGGGAGAAGCACAATGGCAGGAGATCGATTATCTGGCCGATATCGAGCGCCTGCCCGTGGCCGCCTTGATGCCGGTGGCCAACCAGATCCTGCAGCCGCAGGGCTCTCTTTCGGGCGAAGTGCGCTGGCGCGGTCAATCGTTCCGGCCGGGCACGCTCGACTTTGAAAACCTCGCCTTCAAACCGATGGGGGGCGGTCTGACATTGCGCTCGTTTGGCGGTCAACTGGGGCTCGACGGGCGCACGGTGACGCTCAACGACGTTTCCGGCCAGTGGAGCGGCCAGCCCCTGCGCTTTGGCGGGCACTTGAATTTCGACAACCTGCAGGCACCCAAGGGCGAGTTGACGCTGCAGGGCGACCGCCTCGAACTGGTGCGCCAGGCCGGTCTGCTCCTGCGCGGCGATATCGACGTTAAGGCCAACATCCAGAACGGGCTGCAGCAGGTGGGCATCGCCGGCGGCGTGACGCTGCACGACAGTATGCTACTGCGCGACATGCGCGACCTCCTGCGCTCCGGCCCGGCCAGCGCCGCCAGCAAGCCGCCCTTCTTTGCCGTCGCCGCCAAGCCTTACCATGCATGGACGCTCGACCTCGACATCCGGGGCGACCAGTTCATGCGCATCCAGGCCCCGTTTGTCAGCGGCGAGCTGAGTGCCGACCTGCACCTGGAAGGCACGCTGGGCGACCCGCGTCTGATCGGCGACATCCCGCTGCAGCCGGGCGCGGTGCGCTTCCCCTTTGCCAAGATCCCGCTGGAGACCGCCGCCGCCCGGATCACCCTGGAAGACCCGAGCACCGTCAAGCTGGAGGCCTCGGGCCAGGGCTACAGCTTTGGCTACGATGTGCAACTGAGCGTGAGCGGCACCATGACAGAGCCCGAGCTGCGCCTCAGCTCCACCCCTCCACTTTCCGAAGAGTCGATCCTCGTCATGCTGACCACCGGCTCGGTGCCTTCCGGCTCCAGCAGCGGCGAAGGGTCCAACGGCCTGCAGCGGGCCGGCTCGCTGGCTTATTACGTGGGGCAGGACTTGTTTAGCCCGCTCTTCCAGAGTGGCGGCTCCGAGCGGATCCGCATCATGCAGGGCGGCAGCTTGTCGCAGTTTGGCCAACGTACGACGGCGGTGGAGTTCAGCCTGAGCGACGGCTTCTCCCTCATCGGCGAATACGATGAATACGGCGACTACAACATCGACGTAAAGTGGGACATCTTTGAGCGCTGAGCCTGTGCCAACCGTCTCTTCCTTCAAGGCCCACGCCATGATTTTCCCTGCCCCGCCCCCACCGAAATTTCCTCTGCTGGATGACAGCGGATGCGCCTACGCTATAGTGCTTGTGAATCGATGACGCGAAAAACCCCGAAACGCTGGCCTTTGTTGGGCGCCCTCGCCTTGTTGCCGACCAGCCTGGCCGCAGTCGAAGTGTCGGTCGACGGCACCGGCTGGCTCCAGAACCTGACGTTGAAGAGCATCCTCAAGCGGAGCCTGGAGCTGCCGCAGCAGGAGCACTGGAACGCCAACATGATCGAGGACGCCATGTTCTTCCTCGAAGAGCAGATGCGGCAGGGCGGCTATCTGGAGCCCACCGTGCATGTGGCGCTTTTCGATGCCGAGGGCACCAAGCTGGAGGACTATACGTGGAGCGATGAGCTGCAACTGAGCGAAGACACGCACCTGCCCGAGGCCCAGCGCGCCGAGTTTCGCATCGAAAAAGGGCTGCTCTTTTATTTTGACCGCGTCGCGTTCACCGGCTCCGACGTGATCGAGCCGGATCAGGCACGCCTGTATTTCCACCCCGCGCAGGGCCTCATCGGTTCCAAGAGCGACCGCCCCTACAACGAGTCGATCCTCGGCAGCGGCGTGCGCAACCTGACGGCGGAGCTGGAGGCGATTGGCTATCAGGAAGCTAACGTGATGATCGACACGGTGGACATCGACACCGAGAGCGGTGCCGTATCGGTCGACCTCGCAGTGGAAGAAGGCCCGCGCTACTGGCTGACGCAGGTCGAAGACGAGCTGGCCGAGGGGGTGAGCGACGATTTCGCCGCCGGGCTCTTGCGAGCAGTGCAGGACGTCGACCAAGCCTACTCCGCCAGCCGTGCGCGCGACTATGCCACTGCGCTGCGCAACATCTTCTACGCCAACGGCTACCCGGGAGTTGAAATCTCGCTGGAGCCCACCTTCTCCGAACCTGAAAACGAGCGGGTGGACGTGACGCTCGACCTGGTGGTGAAGCCTGGCCCACGCACCCGTCTGGGGGCCATCGCACTGGAGGGCTTCATCGACACCGAAGAAGAGTTTGTGCGCAGCAACATCACGGTGGAGGAAGGCCAGTGGCTGAATCGCCTCGCGCTCGAAGATTCGCGCGACCGACTGGCCCGGCTCGGTGCCTTTACCCGCATGCGCTATCGCCTGGAGCCGATGGAGACCGACGACGGCGAGGCAGCCCAGCGTGCGGTCTTCATGGCCGAAGAGGTGAAGCAGCAAAAATTCAGCCTGCTGCTCGGCTGGGGCAGCTATGAGATGTTGCGGGTCGGCTTCATCTACCAATACCGCAATCTCTGGGGGCGCGCGCACAGCACCACTTTTCAGGCGCTTCAGACGTTCAAGAGCTCAGCCGCACGCTGGCAGTATGCGATCCCGGAAACGCGCGCCTTTGCCTACAACTCGCAGTTCAGCCTCTACGGCATCACCCGTGAAGAGGTGTCGTTCGATCGTGAGGAATACGGCGCCGAGGCCGGGGTCTACCGCGAACTGGAAGACTGGGACAGCCGCTACTCCCTCGTCTATCGCCTGGAGCAGCTGACTTCGCGCTCGATCGACGGCACCGAGATCCCGGGCGACCCCGATCAGCTCTCCGCCTCCATCGCCTTCGAGTGGGCCACCGATCAGCGCAACTCTTTGCTCTCGCCCGACAGTGGGATCCGCTGGACCTTCCGCTCCGAGTTTGCAGACGAGATCCTGGGCGCACAAGAGCGCTACCAGCTATGGGGCGGCACCATTTCCTGGCAGCGGCCCATCACCTCTTCGTGGCGGCTGCGCGTGGGCTTCCAGCACGAGGCGCTGACGTCGTTCTTCGGCGACCGCGAGGCCTCACCGTTCAACCAACGTATGTTCCCGGGCGGCGAAAACTCGATCCGCGGCTACACCGAAGGCAAGGCCGCTCCGCGCAACAGCGAGGGCACCTTCATCGGCGCGGAGACGATCAGCCTGCTTTCGACCGAGGTGCAGCGCCGCTTTTACAAGAACATCTACATGGTGTTCTTTGCCGACCAGCTGCTGCAGGGCGAAAACATCTCCAGCTGGCCGGGCGACCAATACCTCGCCAGCGCCGGAGCGGGCCTGCGGATGATGACCCCGCTGGGCCCCCTGCGCTTTGAGTATGGCCACAACCTCAACAAGCGCGAGAGCGACCCCAACGGCGCCTTTCACTTCTCCATCGGGTATCCGTTCTAGTCTCCTACCACCGTCGCAGCACTTGGTGAAAGCGGCTGGCGACGACGGCGTTGAGCAGCCCGCCGACAATGGCGAGCAGCGACCAGACGGAAGAGCCCGCCAGCACTCCGCTACCCGGGCGAGCCGAAAGTAGCAGCGCGAGCACC
It encodes:
- a CDS encoding BamA/TamA family outer membrane protein; the encoded protein is MTRKTPKRWPLLGALALLPTSLAAVEVSVDGTGWLQNLTLKSILKRSLELPQQEHWNANMIEDAMFFLEEQMRQGGYLEPTVHVALFDAEGTKLEDYTWSDELQLSEDTHLPEAQRAEFRIEKGLLFYFDRVAFTGSDVIEPDQARLYFHPAQGLIGSKSDRPYNESILGSGVRNLTAELEAIGYQEANVMIDTVDIDTESGAVSVDLAVEEGPRYWLTQVEDELAEGVSDDFAAGLLRAVQDVDQAYSASRARDYATALRNIFYANGYPGVEISLEPTFSEPENERVDVTLDLVVKPGPRTRLGAIALEGFIDTEEEFVRSNITVEEGQWLNRLALEDSRDRLARLGAFTRMRYRLEPMETDDGEAAQRAVFMAEEVKQQKFSLLLGWGSYEMLRVGFIYQYRNLWGRAHSTTFQALQTFKSSAARWQYAIPETRAFAYNSQFSLYGITREEVSFDREEYGAEAGVYRELEDWDSRYSLVYRLEQLTSRSIDGTEIPGDPDQLSASIAFEWATDQRNSLLSPDSGIRWTFRSEFADEILGAQERYQLWGGTISWQRPITSSWRLRVGFQHEALTSFFGDREASPFNQRMFPGGENSIRGYTEGKAAPRNSEGTFIGAETISLLSTEVQRRFYKNIYMVFFADQLLQGENISSWPGDQYLASAGAGLRMMTPLGPLRFEYGHNLNKRESDPNGAFHFSIGYPF